Proteins from one Xenopus tropicalis strain Nigerian chromosome 1, UCB_Xtro_10.0, whole genome shotgun sequence genomic window:
- the c14orf119 gene encoding uncharacterized protein C14orf119 homolog produces the protein MATENFLSYIPLQEMRCVLHWFSDWSESQRSRFLQDLLCKAVPGKLCLLLDGLGSLQLSAPPPSLFQCQLRLWDQWFQGWDEDERNQFLHRLEEQDADFVAKFYEEVSRTAGKD, from the coding sequence ATGGCAACAGAAAACTTCCTCTCTTATATCCCGTTGCAGGAAATGCGATGTGTTCTGCACTGGTTTTCTGACTGGTCAGAATCACAACGCAGTCGTTTTCTTCAGGATCTGTTGTGCAAGGCTGTTCCTGGAAAGCTATGTTTGCTTTTGGATGGATTGGGGTCCCTTCAACTGTCTGCACCACCACCCAGTCTGTTTCAGTGCCAACTTAGACTCTGGGATCAGTGGTTTCAGGGATGGGATGAAGATGAGCGAAATCAATTCTTGCATCGTCTTGAAGAGCAGGATGCTGACTTTGTGGCAAAGTTCTATGAGGAGGTGTCAAGGACTGCAGGAAAGGATTGA